In Elusimicrobiota bacterium, one DNA window encodes the following:
- a CDS encoding glycosyltransferase family 39 protein gives MDPRGPANRLIRWSGGVGPLFAAAVLGAVLAIQILAMMRASSSTYDEPAVLASGASYVRTGRIQLETTNYPPLMKYLVGLSLEGAGAQFLCRPGFVEQDRFYACGFEYLYRNSVSPEKILFWGRLPSLLMALALGALIWIWSVRWYGPAGGLFALAMFVFEPNLLAHGGLATMDMGLTAFFFAAFFFLSLFVETGRRRPLILAGAAVGAALATKAPGVLALGAFPACLWWGPSPRPRDPRRLVGAVLLSAGVAALVVVAVYQVRFLPRFFELLKFGVGMGFQKGWRNYLHGQILETGYRYFYPLAFFLKTPLAFGLAAVLSFCRRDRRLVFVVAPVLLYVVIFSLSSKQNGLRYVLPIFPFLCLAMGGVPALFGRWKTPAALLLVGGLAIESVGVAPHYLAYFSPLVGGGSERAPLAGGLQFGLGPGFSGDPRPLGAGGETGIAAGHGGPCGPRSLFRTPPGRDLGRQHPALAVLPARQFDGPDEGMAGGRGEQTSRLGRRRGPLRVASEPKALRSTGVQLLRFRRHEGSGKPI, from the coding sequence GTGGACCCTCGTGGCCCAGCGAATCGACTGATCCGTTGGAGCGGGGGGGTCGGCCCCCTTTTCGCCGCGGCGGTCCTGGGAGCGGTGCTCGCGATCCAAATCCTCGCGATGATGCGGGCTTCTTCGTCGACTTACGACGAGCCCGCGGTGCTGGCGTCGGGTGCTTCCTACGTCCGAACGGGCCGAATTCAATTGGAGACCACCAACTACCCGCCGCTGATGAAATACCTCGTGGGGTTGTCGCTCGAGGGGGCCGGGGCCCAGTTCCTCTGCCGACCCGGGTTCGTCGAGCAGGATCGCTTTTACGCCTGCGGATTTGAATACCTTTATCGCAACTCGGTCTCGCCGGAAAAAATCCTTTTTTGGGGGCGTTTGCCTTCGTTGCTGATGGCCCTGGCGCTGGGAGCCCTAATCTGGATCTGGAGCGTTCGCTGGTATGGTCCCGCGGGGGGGCTCTTCGCCTTGGCCATGTTTGTGTTTGAGCCCAATCTGTTGGCCCACGGGGGCCTCGCCACCATGGACATGGGGCTGACGGCCTTTTTTTTCGCGGCGTTCTTTTTCCTGTCGTTGTTCGTGGAGACGGGCCGCCGCCGCCCTCTGATCCTGGCGGGCGCGGCCGTGGGCGCCGCCCTGGCCACCAAAGCGCCGGGGGTTCTCGCTCTGGGGGCCTTTCCGGCGTGCCTTTGGTGGGGCCCTTCGCCGCGGCCCCGGGACCCGCGACGCCTCGTCGGGGCCGTTCTCCTGTCCGCCGGGGTCGCGGCCTTGGTGGTGGTGGCCGTTTATCAAGTTCGTTTTCTTCCGCGGTTTTTCGAACTCTTGAAATTCGGCGTGGGAATGGGATTTCAGAAGGGTTGGCGAAATTATTTGCACGGCCAGATCCTCGAAACGGGATACCGGTATTTCTACCCCCTGGCGTTTTTTCTAAAAACGCCGCTCGCTTTCGGGCTGGCCGCCGTCCTGTCTTTTTGCCGGCGGGACCGGCGGCTGGTTTTTGTGGTCGCGCCGGTCCTTCTTTACGTCGTGATTTTTTCGCTCTCCTCCAAACAGAACGGCCTGCGTTACGTTCTTCCCATTTTCCCATTCCTCTGTTTGGCCATGGGAGGGGTTCCGGCGCTGTTTGGTCGGTGGAAAACGCCGGCCGCGCTGCTTCTGGTCGGGGGCTTGGCCATCGAATCCGTTGGTGTGGCACCCCATTATCTCGCGTATTTCAGCCCGTTGGTGGGGGGGGGCTCGGAACGGGCACCTTTGGCTGGTGGATTGCAATTTGGATTGGGGCCAGGATTTTCCGGCGATCCGCGCCCTCTGGGAGCGGGAGGGGAAACCGGAATTGCTGCTGGCCACGGCGGGCCTTGCGGACCGCGATCACTATTTCGGACCCCACCAGGACGTGACCTCGGACGACAACACCCCGCCCTGGCTGTATTACCGGCACGTCAATTCGACGGCCCCGACGAAGGAATGGCTGGTGGTCGCGGCGAGCAAACTTCACGGCTGGGGCGTCGACGGGGACCCCTTCGCGTGGCTTCGGAACCGAAAGCCCTTCGCTCAACCGGGGTACAGCTCCTTCGTTTTCGACGTCACGAGGGATCCGGAAAGCCAATTTAA
- a CDS encoding class I SAM-dependent methyltransferase has protein sequence MKPLENNKFKSDPGGIARQFGEEWSRYTEIFPAHREQFKKWIQPVPLEFFAGRTFLDAGCGMGRNALWALEAGAASGVAVDFDPRTVAAAQRNLEPFPRARVELASLYDLSFEKTFDVVFCLGVLHHLADPRRVLRRLVAALKPGGTLIVWVYGREGNEALLLLLTPLRALTRFLPVRFTLALAKGLTVLLRALLIWPWRRPYFELLRTFSFRHTESIVFDQLLPSIARYWSREEAVALLSDLPLTVKHVTHTQGMSWTLVAQRID, from the coding sequence GTGAAACCGTTGGAAAACAACAAATTCAAAAGCGATCCGGGCGGCATCGCCCGTCAGTTCGGCGAAGAGTGGAGCCGTTACACGGAAATCTTCCCGGCGCATCGCGAGCAATTCAAAAAATGGATCCAGCCCGTCCCGCTGGAATTCTTTGCGGGTCGGACCTTTTTGGACGCCGGCTGTGGCATGGGCCGGAACGCTCTTTGGGCCCTCGAGGCCGGCGCGGCGTCCGGGGTCGCGGTGGATTTTGATCCGCGGACGGTGGCCGCCGCTCAACGAAATTTAGAGCCGTTCCCCCGCGCCCGGGTCGAATTGGCGTCGCTGTACGACCTTTCTTTCGAAAAAACGTTTGACGTCGTTTTTTGTCTGGGGGTTCTCCACCATTTGGCGGATCCTCGGCGCGTTCTTCGACGATTGGTCGCCGCGCTCAAGCCGGGGGGCACCTTGATTGTGTGGGTGTACGGGCGGGAGGGCAATGAAGCGCTCCTTCTCCTCTTAACGCCCCTTCGCGCCCTCACCCGCTTCCTTCCGGTGAGGTTCACCCTCGCCTTGGCCAAGGGGTTGACGGTCCTCCTGCGGGCCCTCTTGATTTGGCCTTGGCGGCGTCCTTATTTTGAACTCTTGCGAACGTTCTCCTTTCGGCACACGGAGTCGATCGTTTTCGATCAATTGCTGCCGTCCATCGCCCGCTATTGGTCCCGGGAAGAAGCGGTCGCTCTTCTGTCGGATCTTCCTTTGACCGTCAAACACGTGACGCACACCCAAGGGATGTCGTGGACCCTCGTGGCCCAGCGAATCGACTGA
- a CDS encoding class I SAM-dependent methyltransferase, giving the protein MTSEPPVPDIVKINRVYYDADHPGRRDYWRWMAAPRARARQVLAALGESAPLTVVDLGCGDGTLLRDIGRRFPGAARAGVDLAAARIAENRRNDSTIDWLAFDLDGEVPVPAPWRGKFDAVVACEVIEHVESPRRLLEHARSLASPAARLIVTTQSGPVRATERRVGHRRHFTAEEMRDLLASSGWRPERVWNAGFPFHDWSKRLANLFPAAALGFFGQGTYSLPQKAVCAVLRGLFGFNSNQRGAQLYAVAVNAPRGDRRGIAAGPRPIGNP; this is encoded by the coding sequence GTGACTTCCGAGCCCCCCGTCCCCGACATTGTTAAAATCAACCGCGTTTACTACGACGCCGACCATCCAGGGCGCCGGGATTATTGGCGTTGGATGGCCGCGCCCCGCGCCCGCGCGCGCCAGGTGTTGGCGGCCCTTGGGGAATCGGCCCCGTTGACGGTGGTCGATTTGGGGTGCGGCGACGGGACGCTCTTGCGGGACATCGGCCGGCGTTTTCCGGGGGCGGCCCGCGCCGGGGTGGACCTGGCCGCGGCCCGGATCGCTGAAAATCGCCGGAACGATTCCACCATTGATTGGCTGGCCTTCGATTTGGACGGCGAGGTCCCCGTGCCGGCCCCCTGGCGCGGGAAATTTGACGCCGTCGTGGCTTGCGAGGTCATCGAACACGTTGAATCGCCTCGTCGGCTTCTCGAACACGCCCGGTCTTTGGCCTCCCCCGCCGCGCGGCTGATCGTTACCACCCAAAGTGGGCCGGTGCGCGCCACGGAGCGGCGCGTGGGCCACCGCCGTCATTTCACCGCGGAGGAAATGCGGGATTTGCTGGCGTCCAGCGGTTGGCGGCCGGAGCGCGTGTGGAACGCGGGATTCCCCTTCCACGATTGGTCCAAACGTTTGGCCAATCTTTTCCCCGCGGCCGCTTTGGGGTTTTTCGGCCAAGGGACTTATTCGTTGCCCCAGAAAGCCGTGTGCGCGGTCCTCCGCGGTCTCTTTGGGTTCAATTCCAATCAACGGGGAGCTCAGTTGTACGCCGTCGCGGTCAACGCCCCCCGGGGGGACCGTCGTGGAATCGCCGCGGGTCCGAGGCCGATCGGGAATCCCTGA
- a CDS encoding glycosyltransferase family 2 protein, with translation MNPRLSVVVPLLNESENLPGLFESLHRGLTGLSAEILFIDDGSRDGSAALIEQCQKTDPRVRLISFARNFGQTAALSAGIEKARGEVIVTLDADGQNDPADIPALLAVLDQGADVACGWRRTRHDPWLSRRLPSAIANRIISWVTGVALHDYGCTLKAFRRSAVEGLRLYGEMHRLIPVWCAWRGAVIREIEVRHHPRAHGRSHYGIGRTFKVLLDLLTAKFFFSFLTSPSHPLGGLGLVFLFLGFLAGLFPILDKFVFNHWAVYRIPFMILSVFLGLLGMQFLALGVLAEILVRIYYENKGEKPYRVKRVVPDDAGPR, from the coding sequence ATGAATCCGCGCCTCAGCGTTGTCGTGCCACTGCTTAACGAATCCGAAAACCTTCCGGGGCTTTTTGAAAGCCTCCACCGGGGGTTGACCGGGTTGTCCGCCGAAATCCTTTTCATCGACGACGGCTCCCGGGACGGCAGCGCCGCCTTGATCGAACAATGCCAAAAAACGGACCCGCGGGTACGACTGATCTCCTTCGCGCGCAACTTTGGCCAAACCGCCGCTCTCTCCGCCGGAATCGAAAAGGCCCGGGGCGAGGTGATCGTCACGCTGGACGCCGACGGGCAAAACGACCCGGCCGACATCCCGGCGCTGTTGGCCGTTCTGGACCAAGGGGCCGACGTCGCGTGCGGCTGGCGCCGGACCCGGCACGACCCGTGGCTCTCCCGCCGACTGCCCTCCGCCATCGCGAACCGGATTATTTCCTGGGTGACGGGCGTCGCGCTTCACGATTACGGCTGCACGCTGAAGGCCTTCCGCCGGTCCGCGGTCGAGGGCTTGCGCCTCTACGGGGAAATGCACCGCTTGATTCCCGTGTGGTGCGCCTGGCGGGGAGCGGTGATCCGCGAAATCGAAGTGCGCCACCACCCCCGTGCGCACGGCCGATCCCATTACGGCATCGGACGGACCTTCAAAGTCCTCCTGGACCTCCTGACCGCCAAATTCTTTTTCAGTTTCCTGACCAGCCCCAGCCACCCGCTCGGCGGTTTGGGCCTGGTGTTTTTGTTTCTCGGTTTCCTGGCGGGCCTCTTCCCCATTCTGGACAAATTCGTTTTCAATCATTGGGCGGTGTACCGTATCCCCTTCATGATTTTGTCCGTGTTCCTCGGCCTCCTGGGCATGCAATTCCTGGCCCTGGGCGTGCTCGCGGAAATTCTGGTGCGCATTTACTACGAGAACAAAGGGGAAAAGCCCTACCGCGTCAAACGCGTCGTCCCCGACGACGCCGGCCCCC